The nucleotide sequence ACTGAGCCGGAGCGGGTTATCATGTTTCGTGTGCCATGGCGCAATGACCGAGGCGAAGTGGAAGTGAATCGTGGATTCCGGGTTGAATTCAATTCAGCCATCGGTCCTTATAAAGGTGGCCTTCGATTCCATCCATCAGTTAATCTTGGCATCCTGAAATTTTTAGGCTTTGAACAGGTGTTTAAAAACAGTCTAACTACGTTGCCTATGGGTGGCGGTAAAGGTGGGTCTGATTTTGATCCCAAGGGAAAAACTGATAATGAAGTAATGAGTTTTTGCCAATCTTTTATGACTGAATTATCTCGTCACATCGGTCCTGATACTGATGTTCCGGCGGGAGATATTGGTGTAGGCGGCCGCGAGATTGGTTACATGTTTGGTCAGTATAAGCGTATTCGTAATGAATTTACCGGTATTCTAACGGGAAAAGGGTTGAACTGGGGTGGAAGCCTTATTCGACCAGAAGCTACTGGTTACGGCTGTGTGTATTTCGCAGAAGAAATGCTGAAAACCAAAGGTGATTCATTTAAAGGAAAAACAGTTACAGTATCTGGTTCGGGAAATGTAGCGCAATTTGCTACCGAAAAAGTGAATGATCTAGGTGGAAAGGTTGTTACCCTTTCTGATTCTAGCGGTTCAATTCATGATTCAGATGGAATTGATGCAGAAAAACTGAAATTTATCATGAATCTAAAAAATGTAAAACGGGGTCGAATTAAGGAATATGCCGATAAATTTGGTGCCACCTATTTAGAAGGTCAACGCCCTTGGAGTGTACCGTGTGATGTTGCATTACCTTGTGCTACACAAAATGAAATTAATGAATCGGAAGCCAAAACATTGATAAAAAATGGATGTATGGCTGTGGCTGAAGGTGCGAACATGCCATCAGAGCCAGGAGCCGTTGAAGTCTTCCTTAATAATAAGATTCTTTTTGGTCCTGGTAAAGCTGCTAATGCGGGTGGTGTTGCCGTATCTGGTTTAGAAATGAGCCAAAATTCTATGCGGTTATCTTGGAGCAGGGAAGAAGTTGATCAGAAATTGCAAAGCATTATGAAAAGCATTCATACTGCCTGCGTAAATCATGGCCAAAAAGGTGATTTCACAGACTATGTAAAAGGTGCCAACATTGCCGGTTTCATCAAAGTGGCAGATGCTATGATGGATCAAGGCGTTGTTTGATCTAAACTAACTCAATTATAAACTAAATAAAAGTCTCTGTTACCCTGAACTTGTCGAAGGGGCAGAGGCTTTTTATATTCCGGAAGCTTCGTGTTCATCCATGATTTCCTGTGCTTCATCCAATGGTTTTATAATCGCGCCTTCTCCGGTTTGCCCATCAATTGTTACAGTAACTGGACGATCCAAATGAATCCATTTAGTATATTTGGTAACGGAATTCACAGGTTGTTCGTCTATCCATTTCATATTCAACCGGTCCATTTCCTTTTTATGATTAATAGTGAAATAACCAATCCGCATGCTAGTCACATTCTGGAAGAAATGACTACCGAATGATGGATCAACGGGAAAAGAATCCATACCAACTTCAATGATAACTTTAGCATTTGAAATCTGATCCCAGTTTACAGGGATGCCCAACCAAGGATCGGCGGAACCCCATCGGCCGGGACCAATAAGAATAAACTTTTCGCCATTGGGCATTTTGCTGTTGATGTGCTCAATATCTTTGGCGATAGTTTGGGTGTGTGCCGCATCAAATACCTTGGGATCAACGATTACAATATTTTGAAGATTATCAATAACCCCATTCCCTAATGCAATAGAACTGGAACAAATTATATCATTTTTATTTAATGAATCAAATTTCTGGACGCGATCCAAACCGCCGATAACCATGGGTTTTATTTGTAATAAACAAAATTCATGCTTTTTATTTTGATCTTTATAAAGATTTACAGCAAATTCAATTTCTACAGGACAGCCCAATGCATCTTCGCCCATGGTCAATACCTTTGTCAAAAGTTCAGGTATGGGCGCTGTCTTCCATTTGAGCAAAGAGGGGAATGTAATTACACGGGTCCCTTTATGGCGGAGCGAATCACGAATCACATTATCTTCCTCAGAAACAACACTCCCTGCCCAACGCAATTCCCCATCACCTTCGGCAAAACTAAGGTCGTAAGCTGATGTATTTTCTTTTTCACCGTATTTCATCAGCTTATTTCCTTTTTCCAAATTCAGGGCATAAAACTGATTTTGAGAATTGGCGATAGTTGATCGAACAGAAAAGTATTGGGGAATAATTCCGGGATATTTTGGTGAAAATCTTAAGGATTTTTCTCCTTCAGCGATTGTGCGTCCCAAACCCAATGCTAAGAATGCAACACCTTCTTCTCGTTTCATATATGAAATGGGGTAATAATTAAAACTTTGAGCAGATCCACTTGCCGAGGGATAGAAGCGATCTTCGTGTTGTTGTCCAATCAGTTCCATGATAATTACGGCCATCTTTTCTTCTTCATGACGATGGACAGACCCTTCAATCAATGATTTGGGTTCCTTAAAATATGTAGATGCATAGACTAGTTTTATTGCTTTTGTTAATTGTTCTAACCGAGTTGTCCTGGATTTATCTGAATTGGAGAGCATGAAAGTAGAATACATTCCTGCCAATGGTTGATATTGGGAATCTTCTAGGAGGCTAGAAGAACGAACGGCAATGGGATATTTCACTTTAGATAAATAGCGGGAAAGGGTGTTCAATAATTCTTTTGAAAGGGATGCCTTTAAGAATGCCTTTGAAATGGCTTTATCTGGTTTGTTTTTAGAAAAAGCCACCTTCCATAATTTATTTTCATTCATAAAAAAGTCGAACTCATCTGTTCCAATCACGGCTATCTTAGGTACGCGTGAATAAATATCGGGGAATTCTTTATTTATTTTTCCGTCAGATAGCATATTGTTTGCAAAAGCTAGACCGCGTGCTTTACCTCCCAGTGAGCCAGTAGCGAGGCGGACAAAATTTAGCGATTCATTTTTTGTAGTGGAAGAATATTGAACTATCTTACCTTCGTGATGGGCTTGAATACCGGCATCAATAAGTTCAATTATCAGTTTTCTTAACTCGTCTAAACTTTTAAAATCATGAACTTTAAGTGGTCTAATATTTGAAGCTATTGAAAATTCCGCACGTACCGCTAACCAATTCGAAAAGTGATTTTTTGAAGCATGAAATTCCAGTGAATTGTCAGGTATCTTTGTCAGTGATTTTCGGAATCCCAATAGGTCGTTTGCTCGGGCGATCTCTTTGCCGCGGGGGTTTCTAAATATGAAATCGCCAAAGCCGAAATTGTTTATAATAAAGTCATCCATGTCTTGAAGCAAAGTGGCCGATTCTTTATGAATGAATGAGGCAGTAACTTTTTTTGCATCCTTATAATGCTCAAGGTTCGTGGATTGGAGCACCACGGGCATATCCGAATCCTTCTGGCGGATATATTCCACCAACTTAACGCCTGCGTGGAGATCCAAATGGCCACCCTTTGGAAAACGAACATCGGATATGAATCCTAAAATATTGTGGCGGTATTTATCATAGTATTGAACAGCTTCTTCGTAGGAAGAAGCAAGGATGATTTTTGGCCGTGCCCGGAATAATAAAAGTTTGTCAGTATCGGACAAACTTTTATTGATCAAATCACGCGCGTGCTTTAGGGCAATACGATAGATCAAGGGTAAAATAATAGAGTAAAACCGAGGGTTATCTTCCACTAGGACGATGGCGCGAATATCGGCAATTTTATAATCCCTGTGAAGGTTCATCCTATCTTCAATATATTTTATGATAGCAGGAAATACATTGGCATTCCCCGTCCAAATGAAAACCTTTTCGATTGTTTTTTCAAGACGGTCCTGAGGTAAATTAGTGATTTCTGATTCATCAAATGCCAATAGAATAATTGGCTTCCCTGGGTAGGATTTTTTAACCTTTTCACCAAAAGTTATTGGATCCATGTCTGCAATTCGCATCATAACAATAACTAAATCAAAACTGCGGTTGGATAACATTTGGAGGCCAGTACTAGCATTTTTCGCATGCCAGACTCGGGGGGCATAACTGAGGTTCATACCTAGGTATTCGTATAGAATTTGCTGGGTGAGTCGTCCATCTTCCTCTAAAATAAAGGCGTCATATGGACTAGCCACAAGAAGGATCTCGTGAATGCGGTGAAGCATAAGATCTTGGAAATTTATGGATGCTTTAGGTTCAGTAGCCATGTTGTACTCATGTGAAAATTAACGCACTCTACCATCTATTTAAATAGAATTATATGTAGATTCCACATATGAATTATCATCAGTCGGCCGCCAGCGTATTAATGAAATTGATATTTCCCAATTTCTGTTTATCCTGTGAGGATAAATCGGCAAGTCGATATTTATCTTCTGGAATTCTCTGTAAACCTTGTATTGGAAAACTTGAACCGACTGAAAAAGAAAATCGAATTAATGAGATCCACTTTCCTGAATACATTGATGAAGCTTACTCTTGTTGGTGGTTCAACGACACCTTACAGGAAGTAATCCACCAACTGAAATATGCAGATCGGGCAAGGATTGGAAGTGAGATGGGGAAATATGCTGCCAAAGAATTTCAAAAAAAGACCTTTCAGAATGTGGATTTAATTACAGCAATCCCCCTTCATCAAAAAAAGGAAAGAGAGCGGGGATATAACCAAGCGGGGTGGATCGCTAAGGGGTTTGCAAGGCAAATTGGCCGACCTCATGATCTAACTATTATTAAGCGAAAATCATATACTATTTCACAAACTACACTTGATCGAGAAGAACGTCTTCAAAATATGGAAAATGCTTTTGTAACTTCCCGCCCCTTGAAAGGAATGAAAATCGGAATTATTGATGATGTTTTGACAACGGGCGCCACAATGTCCGCTTGTTCAAAAGCTTTAAAACAGGGTGGTGCAGACTATGTAATGGCAATAACCCTGGCGACACCTAAAATAAAAAAATAAAAAACCTCGTGATAAAACCTCTTAAATCTTTTGATCTTAAAGAAAAGCGTATCCTCATTCGTGTGGATTTTAACGTACCTATCGAAAATGATCGTGTTGTCGATGATTTTCGGATTCGGGCCGCCCTACCTACAATTCAGTATTGCCTTAAAGAAGGGGCCAATGTTGTATTAATGTCCCATTTGGGAAGGCCGAATGGAAAGGTTTTACCGGAAATGAGTTTAATTCCTGCCGGAGAAACTTTGGCGGACCTATTAGAAATGCCCATTAAGTTTTCTGATGATTGTGTTTCCGAGGATGCCCATGATGTATCTTTGGGGCTCCGCGGGGGTGAAATTCATTTACTCGAAAATTTACGCTTTCATATTGAGGAAACGAAGAATGACCCCATCTTTAGTGCGAACTTGGCTAAGCATGGTCAAATTTATATTAATGATGCTTTTGGAACCGCCCACCGCGCACACGCATCCAACACAGGTGTAGCTAAAAATTTCACTCATAAAGGAATGGGCTTTCTTCTTGAGACAGAAATGCAATTCCTTTCTGAAGCTATGATAAAACCTCAACGGCCATTAACCGTAATACTGGGTGGCGCAAAAATCGATTCGAAATTGAATCTAATCCATAATTTTATCGGTAAGGCTGAACACATTCTCATTGGCGGTGGAATGGCTTTTACTTTTTTAAAGGCTCAAGGGAAGGATATAGGAAATTCTCTAGTTGATGAATCTATGATTCCAACCGCAAAAGCGATAATGTCGAAGGCACGTGGAAAATCAAAATTGGTCTTTCCAAAAGATATAGTATGTGCTGAATCCATGAAACATGGTGATCAAATAGAAGTCTTTTCAGCGGGAAAGATTCCTGATCATTTAATGGGTTTAGATATTGGTCCTGAAACGGTGGAAGCTTTTTCTGAAATAATTGAAGATTCTGGAACTATTTTATGGAATGGCCCCATGGGAGTTTTTGAAGTTGATGGATTTCAAAAAGGCACCCAAAATATAGCTCTAAAGCTTGTTGAAGTAACCAGAGGGGAAGCCATGACCATCGTTGGTGGTGGTGACTCAGCTGCTGCCATCAATAAATATGGATTAATGAAACAGGTTAGTCACGTCTCAACTGGCGGCGGAGCTTCTTTAGAACTTTTATCTGGGAATCCTCTTCCCGCAATCTATTCATTGGAACTTTAATTATGAAATTTAAACCTATAGTTGCCGGAAACTGGAAGATGCACAAAACACGAGATGAAGGAGTCTCCTTCGTCGGTAAAATCAAAAATCGTGTATTGGATAAGGCGGAAGCAAAGGTTATATTCTGCCCGCCTTTTACGACGCTCTTTTCCATAGTTGAAACAATTGACGGTTCCGATTTTAGTGTTGGTGCACAAAATGTACATCATAAAGCACAAGGCGCTTTCACCGGTGAAATTTCAGTGGAAATGCTAAAATCCGAAGGTGTCGAATACGTAATTTTAGGTCATTCTGAACGGCGTCATGTCTTTGGAGAATCTGATTCTTTCATTAATAAAAAAGTGCATGCTGTATTAGATGGTGGATTGATTCCCATGTTTTGTATCGGCGAAACATTGGAAGATCGACAAGCAAACAGTACAATTGATGTGCTTAAAGATCAAATCCAGATTGGATTGAAAGGATTAGAAACTATCGATCCGGAAAATATGATAATCGCCTATGAACCGGTATGGGCAATTGGAACTGGTGAAACAGCTTCCGAGGAACAGGTGGCAGTAGCCCATTTTTCTGTTAAATCCATTCTTGGAGGAATGTTTGGCGAAGAGGGCAATGAAGTGCCGATTCTTTATGGTGGATCAGTGAATGAAAATAATGCTGCTGAATTGATCCAGATTAAAGGTGTAGATGGTTTTCTTATTGGCGGAGCAAGCCTAAAAGAAGACAGTTTTTGCAGCATAATAGAACAAGTATCAAAATTTTATAAGAGGTAAATCGTGTTAGGATTTTTAATTACAATTCATGCAATTATCAGTTTATTACTGATCACTGTGGTGTTAATGCAAGCCAGTCAGGGCGGCGGATTAGCCGGTTCAATTGGTGGTCAAACAACCAATGCTATTTTTGGCGGACGTAGCGCCGCAACTGCTTTGAGCAAAATTACTACTTATCTTGCGGTAGCTTTCATGGGCTTGGCCCTTTTGATAAGCCTTGTGGGATCACCATCTGCCGGTGATGGCAGTTCGGTTATCGAACAAGCGCAAGAAGAGCGTACATTGGCCCCTTCTAATGAGGAATTAGTATTACCCACTTCGCCACTTCAAAAGGCAGAAGATAAGCAATAGTTTGGGAATTTGCCGAAGTGGTGGAATTGGTAGACACGCATGCTTGAGGGGCATGTGGGGGAAACCCTGTGGGGGTTCGAGTCCCCCCTTCGGCACGATAAATTTAATATGAGGAAGAATCACACAATGTTGAAAAAAATATCTATTATTACCCTGTTGATGGGATTTGTTTTCGCACAATCGCCAGTTGAATTATATAATAACGCTCAAACAAGTTTAAACGCTGGGAAAATTTCAGAAGCTGAGGCGGGGTTTAAAGCAGCCTTAGAAGCAGATCCTACCTTTGCCCCGGCAAACCTGGGATTGGCCCATGTAGCTCTACGTAAAGGCGACTTAAAACAAACTCAAGCATTTTTAAAAGAAGCCATTGATGCTGATCCGGAAAGCCAAGATTTCCGCGACGAATTTGAAAAATTGAGTGAATTGAATACACTCATGAGTAAAGGGATACGATCCATGAAGAATGGAGAGGTAGAAGATGCATTTGAATCATTCCGAATTGCTTCCGAAAAATTTCCTAATTACCCTGAATCAGTATTCAATATGGGATTGGTTCACTTTCGTAAAAAAGAATTCACCGATGCTGTGGGTTATTTTCATAAAACAATGGAAATA is from Candidatus Neomarinimicrobiota bacterium and encodes:
- a CDS encoding phosphoglycerate kinase, producing the protein MIKPLKSFDLKEKRILIRVDFNVPIENDRVVDDFRIRAALPTIQYCLKEGANVVLMSHLGRPNGKVLPEMSLIPAGETLADLLEMPIKFSDDCVSEDAHDVSLGLRGGEIHLLENLRFHIEETKNDPIFSANLAKHGQIYINDAFGTAHRAHASNTGVAKNFTHKGMGFLLETEMQFLSEAMIKPQRPLTVILGGAKIDSKLNLIHNFIGKAEHILIGGGMAFTFLKAQGKDIGNSLVDESMIPTAKAIMSKARGKSKLVFPKDIVCAESMKHGDQIEVFSAGKIPDHLMGLDIGPETVEAFSEIIEDSGTILWNGPMGVFEVDGFQKGTQNIALKLVEVTRGEAMTIVGGGDSAAAINKYGLMKQVSHVSTGGGASLELLSGNPLPAIYSLEL
- the secG gene encoding preprotein translocase subunit SecG, whose translation is MLGFLITIHAIISLLLITVVLMQASQGGGLAGSIGGQTTNAIFGGRSAATALSKITTYLAVAFMGLALLISLVGSPSAGDGSSVIEQAQEERTLAPSNEELVLPTSPLQKAEDKQ
- the gdhA gene encoding NADP-specific glutamate dehydrogenase, which translates into the protein MYNSIEEFMGQVEAKNQGEREFHQAVQEVVESLWDFLQDHPDYMHAKVLERITEPERVIMFRVPWRNDRGEVEVNRGFRVEFNSAIGPYKGGLRFHPSVNLGILKFLGFEQVFKNSLTTLPMGGGKGGSDFDPKGKTDNEVMSFCQSFMTELSRHIGPDTDVPAGDIGVGGREIGYMFGQYKRIRNEFTGILTGKGLNWGGSLIRPEATGYGCVYFAEEMLKTKGDSFKGKTVTVSGSGNVAQFATEKVNDLGGKVVTLSDSSGSIHDSDGIDAEKLKFIMNLKNVKRGRIKEYADKFGATYLEGQRPWSVPCDVALPCATQNEINESEAKTLIKNGCMAVAEGANMPSEPGAVEVFLNNKILFGPGKAANAGGVAVSGLEMSQNSMRLSWSREEVDQKLQSIMKSIHTACVNHGQKGDFTDYVKGANIAGFIKVADAMMDQGVV
- a CDS encoding triose-phosphate isomerase, with the protein product MKFKPIVAGNWKMHKTRDEGVSFVGKIKNRVLDKAEAKVIFCPPFTTLFSIVETIDGSDFSVGAQNVHHKAQGAFTGEISVEMLKSEGVEYVILGHSERRHVFGESDSFINKKVHAVLDGGLIPMFCIGETLEDRQANSTIDVLKDQIQIGLKGLETIDPENMIIAYEPVWAIGTGETASEEQVAVAHFSVKSILGGMFGEEGNEVPILYGGSVNENNAAELIQIKGVDGFLIGGASLKEDSFCSIIEQVSKFYKR
- a CDS encoding ComF family protein, which encodes MKLIFPNFCLSCEDKSASRYLSSGILCKPCIGKLEPTEKENRINEIHFPEYIDEAYSCWWFNDTLQEVIHQLKYADRARIGSEMGKYAAKEFQKKTFQNVDLITAIPLHQKKERERGYNQAGWIAKGFARQIGRPHDLTIIKRKSYTISQTTLDREERLQNMENAFVTSRPLKGMKIGIIDDVLTTGATMSACSKALKQGGADYVMAITLATPKIKK